CTACTTGGTATAACCTCCCTGAAAAGCATTTAAATACAttcatatacatatttagaTGAATACATTAATGTTATCATTTATGTGCATCACATCATTAAAAATGCAGAAGTTTTTTTgtgatttttattttattatgtattcacattttattctatatatttttataaatattaccTTCAGgagaataaataatattgtcTGTATCATACAAATTTCTATACATTTTACTAAATTTCCAAATTATATctcttcttttttaatttctttctctttttcggtttattttataaatgttCTCTTTAATTTTCTGCAGTTTTTcacaaaaattaatatttaataaaatgtaaaaatatatataaatatatgcttCTAGctaaaaatgtgaaaaacaataattaaataataaaaaattatttacatcattttcttataataaaatttacaattttttgcAAATTTTTCTACCTTAAAAATggtaattatattattcaaaaataattattatttttattctataTAAGATTGTTCGTTTTGTGTATAATGTTACCTTATTTTATTGCTATACACTTATTTGCTTTGtgtactattattattatatcaataataaatacttttcatttattattatttattttttaagcatttaattttttattttgatatgaattaatttattttgatatatcCAAATGATCTTCATGCGTACcgtatataaaatatcttAACCCAATTcttaaaacataaaaagCATATTATCACTGAAGTATAATAAAGaatctatatttaatatgcatttatagcatattcaatttatttgtataattttttgaaattgctaaaataaaataatacacCCACCATAAAATAGTTTATTTTACCgtgatatataatttttgatGAAATCCttaacatttattttatatcataaatTTCGCTTTTTACCATTTGTTTccttaattaatttttaaacaaccctatacatttttgttttattattatttattatatatattttgggGGAATGTGTAGTAATTCATTTCATCTTTACATAGatacttatttatatttgttcgtatgcatatatctaacctttaaaaaaattacaataaATGACCGAATACTTGCTAATTTACTTAAATgctttaattaaattttaactgtaaaattatttcttaAGTAGAAATGCAAATCCTTATTCATATTCATCAAGGaatgtgtttttttaatttatgcttttttcctattttttaaaatgcattaatatttgcatattatttttatgaatatttatgtattaatttttttcttttacaGCATACTATTTTAAGttgaaatttttattcattgaAAATACACTTTTCAAATGTGCATAAGCATATACTATGACATTTCTTGAATAATTACACATATACATCgatttatatgaatattctTATCCTATATTACCAGATTGATATACATACATgaattactatttttttgattcaTATCGCACTGTAGcatgatgataatatttagattcatttatatacatatacacAATTCCTAATCATTACCACCGATACATTATCTGCCCTTATAATTGGTAGGAAgcttatataattaaacgTATGCTTCTCATGGTTGCTTATGATTATTCATGTGCTAATAGTTTTACATCTGTTTGAAATTAATCTTTAAGCATGCTCTATTTCTTCACACAAACAAATAGTGTACAATGGCAAAGATGAATACACATATACAATATTACACATGCTAAtggatattttatttacgTAATGGTACCCATTTTTTTAGAGGCAAAACTTTGGTAATACgctatttattataaaatccaaataaacaataaaaatgttcTTTTTAACGAATCcctttgtaaaaaaaaaaaacaatattatatttagaGCAAAATTAGAAGAAAAGCTAAATGAATACTTATGTAACGGTACTATAATATCCAGGGATAATTCTTTCGAtggtgaaaaaaaaataataaaacaaggAGATATTTcccaaataaaaatcactaatgaatttattaataattgcAACACGAATTtacttataaatattttaaaaattaataaaaaattaaaagtgTGTTATGATGTAAAGTACAATGTTGTTTATAGTCTTTTGTTAAAAAGTTTTGAAAAAAGGTCAAATACATGCATTGACaccaaaaataataaatgtgaATCCATGGCAAATGtctataaaataaaaagaaaaaatatatcttattttatgaatcaataccatataataaaatgcatACATTCTAGCGAATATGgaaatacatattattgtaaaaatgttatagataataaaaaatactgTATAAagcttttttatttaagaTTGTGTTTAAAAGATAACTGtccatattatattaataataaagtgtatttaacaaattacttttataaaatattaagtgaaatatttttcctaaattatttagaaaataataatataattaatattgaaCAAGTATTAtgtgatgaaaaaaatgaaattctCTTCACtatttttccatatatTAAACACCAATCTAtgcattataaaaaaaagcataaaatatattctatttataataaaaaattagtacgattagaaaataaaaaattaaaaatacatcTATATTcagaaaattttattaagtatatttttttaaatatatacaatacaattaattatttgctacaaaaaaatgtagcGTATTTAGACTTAAAACCTGATAACATTCTTTTAACCCATAGAAATCCAGACACAGTAGAATCTTATGAAGTTTcatttaagaaaaaaaaaaaaatcggAAAACTAAATAAGGTACACATATCACCTAGCTCTAAAGAAATATcaaatatagaaataagCCTTCATACAAAATTCAAAGAACAATTAAAAGAATCATGTACCAAagatgaatatattaaaagcGCCTATgctaataaaatttttcttACCACgggaaaaaacaaaaaaacggttatatcaaaaaataatatatgttattattgttCCTATACAAACTTAAAACCCgaaaaactaaaaaaaaataaaaaaattaaatatatatataatgtaaaGTTGTCCAAATCTTTTGAATATGATAAAACTGtaaaaagaatattttttactaaaaacaaattagacacttttttttttgcgcCTCACAATACCACCACATGTATACAAACGTTTATTCaacgaaaaaataaacataataaatccccaaataatttatataaaaaatatgaaaaaagaaaaagccCAAATAATGCGTTATCCTCAAATAAAACctacataaataaaataaaaaatctaTCCATTTTCAAATCTAATCAGAAACAttctattaattttttgaagtTTTACTggttatattttaatattggAAAGCCATGtgatattaataatgactttttagtatatttagatctgtatttttttagcaaatactataataaaattgtgaGTATGTGCACAGATATATTATCTATGGAAAGAAATCAATATATTGAAATAAGTGCTATTAAAACACATACTGACAATATTAATGAGAAGgggaaaaaagaaaatatagatgATAATGacaaaaatgcatataaagaaaaaatcaCAAATCATGATATTGTTCCAACTGATGATACggaaaaacaaattaaattagAAAAACAATCTTGTCtttcaaataatgaaattaattataataattctatCAAATTAATAGATTTTGATGCATGcacttttattataaaaacatttaatACCTACACCCGAGAAActgatatttttaattcctTTGAATCTTTGTTTCctgatattaataaaaaaattgagcTTTCCAAAAAACAGGCATATAACTTTGGTTCAGTTCTCTATACCTTTCTATTTGGAATTCCTCCATATCAgtaacattttattattattcatacaATTATGCATACGTACACATAAAACTAACTTAATTATGTACGCATGGATGTTTTtcaaaaaacatttttcatttgtgttataataaataaatatatgtccTCGGTGTATTGTCATGCATAATGATTATATGCACACATTTCATCCCATTTTCATTTCTATAGTGGCAAGGACATATTCGAAGTTTATAACAACATGAAAAATAACAGCCTATATTTCCCAAAATATAGAAAGATTAATAAtgacttaaaaaaattactaaGGTAagcataatatttttatataataaaaattaattaaattgcttttaatttttaaattataattaattttttatgttctATAGAAAATTGCTAGACACCAAACCTGACAAGAGAATgcatttcaaaaaaataaaaaaacatagatggttttcaaaatataaatgaaaaagtgCATATACAAATGAGTGAACATATAGATTCATGCAAAAcatgcacatatataaacatataagtacatatacatatatttggaattcatataatgatataataaattttgataattaaaatttgcaaatatgtttttttgtcaaataattttttatccccaagttattgtatatattattatgtgtGTCTTTTTGTCCAAAcacacaaatataaaatatgtatgtaaCAACTTTAatcattaaatatattttaatttaatttatgaaaTTCGCATTTGTCTCtaaaaagataaatttattatttgtttttcttttcacGTGTAATTTTATCTTTGTTAAATAATCTTTTCAATTCTTTTTCATCAAGATtctacaaaaataaaaaaaataataatattacaaaatGGAAATGTATAAATGATGCATTAAGCAATGCGTATCTTTTTACATacgtatatttttttttcgttcataccttttgatatttttggGCTATTTGATTAATACatgaaatgaaaaaaaatataattactaaaaaaaaaaatatattgaataaaaacatgaaatttattttagaTTTCGTCTTTTTCCCGTATTTTAAAACTGAAATTTGTTTGTCTATAAAGCTTTCAATGTTGGCCATATTCAAATTTGGGAACAAGCGATGCAGCGGTAAAATTGATAATgcttttttcaaaattgaTAATTGCATTTCTTtgtaattatttgaaaatataaagattaaaaataatgtctGGAAAATTGTTTTAACCACAGCTTTTCCTAAAACTAATGggataaaaaatttttcaaatggCATCAAAAAATGACCACAGCAAATTCCACATAGGTCAAACATTACTGTAAATAAATTGGAAAAGGGAAGATGAAGGaaattaagaaaataaattattatatttattaataaaattagttaatatatattcatatattcaaaaaatgcatatttattgcttaatcattttcatttatgcatatattacTATTAGGCCAGCAAGATAAGAGAAAAACAGAAATTGATccgtatttttttataaaatcaatcatccattttttcataGATGTGacaatatttctttttcctTCCTTTATGTCCTTTTCAAATTCTTCATAATCATCGTCATATAACTTTGcctaaaaaataaaacaatggTACATacatagtatatatattactcTGCACAATTTTGTGTTTGCTTaattgatatttttatagtgtaaaaaacatatttaaatgataataatttatttaagaaataaatgtaattttatttattgttttgttttatgtatttttttcttatttacCTTTGAGGCATAAAATGATGTCATATATGGAGGTAACTCTCCTAATGCTGTTCCGATTCCCcatataaaacaatatggatatattttcataaataatttaaatagaGTTACATTTCCATCACCCTTCGATATACactgttaaaaaaataacaaaatatacatgtaaatatatgtataatcGTAATATGGAACTCATATACTCCCTTTTTTTGAAACTGCATTAATCAAGCAATAgtaatattcatttatataatttttttccacAAGCAATGTCAAACTATTCAATAATTATACTCAAATAACATATACAATTCTATGTATTCCTATAATAtagatttatatataattttttgtcaCAATAtctaaatattattttcattattcaTAGTTTTTTCTGATTTTACCTCAAAATAATTCCCTGTCGTCAATAAGGATTTCCACATGTTTATTCTTGAGTCGAAATTCAATGAATTGCAATATTCAGACGtagaacaaataaaatatatatgaggAAACAAAAACAATACTCCTGAATGCATACCACATCCCAATCCAACACTACTTAATACTCCAAGTAACAGCCACCATATTATAACTTctacatatattatcaaattgTCTAGGTACGCATGTTTATGTCtgatttttaataataacaatataattgatataactaataatactattttattatattttctattttttttatatatatttaatattatatttcttagttctaaaaaaaaaagtttgaTAGTCTTTAAAGggtgataatatatatttaattctttCCTCTTTAAATATAGctccttttttttcctttcaTATGAATCCATTCTTGCATATAGTATTTAaatgtatgcatatattctttataaaaaaattataatttataattccccattaaaaaatttgcGCGTGCAACagcaataataatataatattctgTTATTCAAAAT
This DNA window, taken from Plasmodium berghei ANKA genome assembly, chromosome: 13, encodes the following:
- a CDS encoding protein kinase, putative, with the protein product MFFLTNPFVKKKNNIIFRAKLEEKLNEYLCNGTIISRDNSFDGEKKIIKQGDISQIKITNEFINNCNTNLLINILKINKKLKVCYDVKYNVVYSLLLKSFEKRSNTCIDTKNNKCESMANVYKIKRKNISYFMNQYHIIKCIHSSEYGNTYYCKNVIDNKKYCIKLFYLRLCLKDNCPYYINNKVYLTNYFYKILSEIFFLNYLENNNIINIEQVLCDEKNEILFTIFPYIKHQSMHYKKKHKIYSIYNKKLVRLENKKLKIHLYSENFIKYIFLNIYNTINYLLQKNVAYLDLKPDNILLTHRNPDTVESYEVSFKKKKKIGKLNKVHISPSSKEISNIEISLHTKFKEQLKESCTKDEYIKSAYANKIFLTTGKNKKTVISKNNICYYCSYTNLKPEKLKKNKKIKYIYNVKLSKSFEYDKTVKRIFFTKNKLDTFFFAPHNTTTCIQTFIQRKNKHNKSPNNLYKKYEKRKSPNNALSSNKTYINKIKNLSIFKSNQKHSINFLKFYWLYFNIGKPCDINNDFLVYLDLYFFSKYYNKIVSMCTDILSMERNQYIEISAIKTHTDNINEKGKKENIDDNDKNAYKEKITNHDIVPTDDTEKQIKLEKQSCLSNNEINYNNSIKLIDFDACTFIIKTFNTYTRETDIFNSFESLFPDINKKIELSKKQAYNFGSVLYTFLFGIPPYHGKDIFEVYNNMKNNSLYFPKYRKINNDLKKLLRKLLDTKPDKRMHFKKIKKHRWFSKYK
- a CDS encoding vacuole membrane protein 1, putative translates to MDSYERKKKELYLKRKELNIYYHPLKTIKLFFLELRNIILNIYKKNRKYNKIVLLVISIILLLLKIRHKHAYLDNLIIYVEVIIWWLLLGVLSSVGLGCGMHSGVLFLFPHIYFICSTSEYCNSLNFDSRINMWKSLLTTGNYFECISKGDGNVTLFKLFMKIYPYCFIWGIGTALGELPPYMTSFYASKAKLYDDDYEEFEKDIKEGKRNIVTSMKKWMIDFIKKYGSISVFLLSCWPNIMFDLCGICCGHFLMPFEKFFIPLVLGKAVVKTIFQTLFLIFIFSNNYKEMQLSILKKALSILPLHRLFPNLNMANIESFIDKQISVLKYGKKTKSKINFMFLFNIFFFLVIIFFFISCINQIAQKYQKNLDEKELKRLFNKDKITREKKNK